The Cydia amplana chromosome 9, ilCydAmpl1.1, whole genome shotgun sequence genome includes a region encoding these proteins:
- the LOC134650666 gene encoding forkhead box protein J1-like, with protein sequence MHITSGLSPASGEMLDTSVLQLYGEAGDQCGYFSIDHAVPESSHTVEIEYVYEQPETYAQNVDLEPVKEEVQTKNVRKPEKIVVDDEQETDLTNLTWLQNITNIMAIPQFPIPPVSPSPPIKTPQTTRLQKFNQTIAKCQRDFMENREEYQTNSEKKPPYSYSTLICMAMRYNDDKMTLSAIYSWIKENFKYYRNADPTWQNSIRHNLSLNKVFVKVARSKQEPGKGGFWKLDLGHLKGTQRISNRSHKKKKADSAKTETNEDRTAVANIPQVVQGIATDMGHAVSLHLPEFISLPLPEITLDSHVGANVIVEPVAPPPLIQEDDLSSLLLNPTDWDDLQLDMLDNYLDSCFK encoded by the exons ATGCACATAACCTCGGGTCTGTCGCCGGCGTCGGGCGAGATGCTGGACACTTCTGTCCTGCAACTCTACGGGGAGGCCGGGGACCAATGCGGCTACTTCTCCATCGACCACGCCGTCCCCGAGTCCTCGCACACCGTGGAGATAGAATACGTTTACGAACAACCAGAAACCTACGCGCAAAATGTGGATTTAGAACCAGTAAAAGAAGAAGTACAAACAAaaaatgtgaggaaaccggagaAAATAGTAGTTGACGATGAACAGGAAACAGATTTGACTAATCTAACATGGCTGCAGAACATTACGAATATTATGGCGATTCCACAGTTTCCAATACCGCCTGTGTCTCCCAGTCCTCCAATTAAGACACCTCAGACCACGAGACTGCAGAAGTTTAACCAGACTATAGCAAAGTGTCAAAGGGATTTTATGGAGAACAGAGAGGAATATCAGACCAATAGCGAGAAGAAGCCGCCGTACTCGTACAGTACGCTCATTTGCATGGCCATGCGGTACAACGATGATAAGATGACGCTGTCGGCCATATACTCGTGGATAAAGgagaattttaaatattataggaatgCTGACCCCACTTGGCAG AACTCAATAAGGCACAACCTATCACTAAACAAAGTATTCGTGAAAGTCGCCCGTTCGAAACAGGAGCCTGGGAAAGGTGGCTTTTGGAAACTAGACCTGGGACACCTCAAGGGGACCCAGCGTATCTCCAACAGGTCACATAAGAAGAAGAAGGCCGACAGTGCCAAGACAGAAACAAATGAAGATCGGACAGCTGTCGCGAACATACCACAAGTTGTTCAAGGGATAGCGACTGATATGGGACATGCTGTGAGCTTACATTTGCCTGAGTTTATTAGTCTACCGTTGCCTGAAATAACGTTGGACAGTCATGTCGGAGCCAACGTGATTGTGGAACCAGTGGCGCCCCCGCCGTTGATACAAGAAGACGACTTGAGCTCTCTGCTCCTGAATCCGACGGATTGGGACGATCTGCAGTTGGACATGCTGGACAACTATCTCGACTCTTGCTTCAAATAA
- the LOC134650758 gene encoding RNA-binding protein pno1-like: METENISVDEFLPAKNPIKLKNVKRRAVSESGDVMEVEEHNGIQGKAKHTRPKAKRSKKNQEPNETKVNMRKIPVPAHRYTPLKEAWLKIFTPVVEHLFLQVRFNTKTRNVEIKVGPETKDVANLQKAADFVKAFIYGFEVEDALALLRLDDLFVESPKCHKL, translated from the exons atggaaACTGAAAATATAAGTGTCGATGAGTTTTTGCCCGCAAAGAATCCAATCAAGCTCAAAAATGTGAAGCGAAGAGCCGTGTCTGAATCAGGGGATGTTATGGAAGTTGAAGAGCACAATGGTATCCAAGGGAAAGCTAAACACACACGGCCTAAAGCAAAGAGGTCGAAGAAAAACCAGGAACCTAACGAGACCAAAGTTAACATGAGAAAAATCCCAGTCCCCGCTCACAGATACACCCCACTCAAAGAGGCCTGGCTGAAGATCTTCACACCAGTCGTGGAGCACCTGTTCCTGCAAGTGCGGTTCAACACCAAGACGAGGAATGTAGAGATCAAGGTTGGCCCGGAGACTAAAGATGTCGCCAACCTGCAGAAGGCTGCTGACTTTGTTAAGGCTTTCATCTACGGCTTCGAAGTAGAAGACGCACTCGCGCTCCTCCGACTAGACGACTTATTCGTGGAATCACCGAAAT GTCATAAATTATAA
- the LOC134650972 gene encoding acylamino-acid-releasing enzyme-like isoform X1: MMKMSSQIETIVNAYKTLSKIPAIAAGRLNNAANKITSVQSVRNIDKGKNSKYQYNYVLDDNLKVISRTDYGVDISNELLSAVSPKETFKAVIREEKDNKDTKKQYLEIWRLNAGLTNCIDLTALDIHGDVYADSEFGSLDWSQDETAVVYVAERKLKKSEPYIKRNKAEDASKSGGGDPAPKKGEEYVYRQDWGEQLVGKHLSVVVVCKIDSEAFSVLEGLPESCCPGQVRFAPDGRSVVGVAWETEPRRLGLIFCTNRPSFIFDLTLDGQLSKLSAEDRAVRSPRFRTNGDLVWLQRAADGPHHACHALVIKRKGQTGASPIIDIVQTEISTAQNKPFYGLYNQGLPKNCFTKDGARIVFSTPSVCDVKTYTVDAENGKVSEISSPTSRQGSLSVLDVKNDVILASFSDMLTPAQLYVGILPGAGKEGEMKWSIVSEAVKVPESLASSTVHYLTHKHENTDDPVKTFTSLYLAPKSSDKLPLIVWPHGGPHSGFVNAYSLEAALFNMLGFASLRINYRGSTAHGDASVRCLLSNTGRIDVDDCFLALSDVLERNIDSVSLLGGSYGGFLVAHLAGRWPGRFRSVVMRNPLIDMATKGHYADNSDGCAVEAGFPFTDKGQPSEDELLTMRRCSALVHVHKVKAPTAFMLGKGDKRVPHYQGLEMARRLKANGVETRVYMYDDNHSLSSLPHEMDQLINSASWLLEHLP, from the exons ATGATGAAAATGTCTTCCCAG ATTGAGACAATAGTAAATGCATACAAAACATTGTCCAAAATCCCTGCCATTGCTGCAGGGAGATTAAATAATGCCGCCAATAAGATTACCAGTGTGCAGTCCGTGCGGAACATTGATAAAGGCAAGAACAGCAAATATCAGTACAACTATGTGTTGGACGATAATTTGAAAGTTATTTCTAGAACTGATTATGGAGTGGATATTAGTAATGA ACTTTTATCGGCTGTGTCACCAAAAGAGACTTTCAAAGCTGTGATCCGAGAGGAAAAAGATAACAAGGATACTAAGAAACAGTACTTAGAGATTTGGAGGCTGAACGCCGGGCTGACTAACTGTATTGATCTCACTGCGTTGGATATACATGGAGATGTATATGCTGACT CCGAATTTGGTAGCCTGGATTGGTCCCAAGACGAAACAGCGGTAGTTTACGTAGCTGAAAGAAAATTGAAGAAATCTGAGCCTTATATCAAGAGAAACAAAGCAGAAGATGCGTCCAAATCAGGTGGAGGCGACCCTGCGCCGAAAAAG GGTGAAGAGTACGTGTACAGACAAGACTGGGGCGAGCAGTTGGTCGGCAAGCACCTCTCTGTGGTCGTGGTGTGTAAGATCGACTCTGAAGCCTTCAGCGTGCTAGAGGGGCTGCCTGAAAGCTGCTGTCCAGGCCAG GTGCGTTTCGCGCCAGATGGCAGGAGCGTCGTGGGCGTGGCTTGGGAGACGGAGCCTCGCCGTCTCGGCCTCATCTTCTGCACCAACCGACCCAGCTTCATCTTCGACTTGACCTTGGACGGTCAGCTTA GTAAACTGTCAGCAGAGGATAGGGCGGTGCGCTCCCCGCGTTTCAGGACGAACGGCGACCTGGTCTGGCTCCAACGCGCTGCTGACGGCCCGCACCACGCTTGCCACGCTTTGGTCATCAAGAGGAAAGGCCAG ACCGGAGCATCACCAATAATAGACATAGTACAAACGGAAATATCCACGGCCCAGAACAAGCCGTTCTACGGGCTGTACAACCAGGGCCTTCCCAAGAACTGCTTTACCAAAGATGGCGCCAGGATCGTGTTCAGTACGCCCAGCGTCTGTGACGTGAAAACTTATACTGTTGATGCTG aaaACGGCAAGGTATCTGAGATATCCAGCCCCACCTCCCGCCAAGGTTCACTCTCTGTGCTGGATGTCAAGAATGACGTCATCCTTGCTTCTTTCTCCGACATGCTGACGCCGGCAcag TTATACGTGGGTATATTGCCAGGCGCTGGGAAGGAAGGGGAGATGAAATGGAGCATCGTGAGCGAAGCGGTGAAGGTGCCAGAATCGCTGGCTAGCTCTACCGTACACTACCTGACCCATAAACATGAGAACACTGATGATCCCGTCA AGACGTTTACCTCGCTGTACCTCGCTCCGAAGTCATCCGACAAACTACCGCTAATAGTGTGGCCGCACGGCGGGCCGCACTCTGGCTTCGTTAATGCGTACTCGTTGGAGGCGGCTTTGTTCAACATGCTGG GTTTTGCCTCACTCCGCATAAACTACCGAGGTTCGACCGCTCACGGAGACGCCAGCGTCCGCTGCCTACTCTCCAACACCGGTCGAATCGACGTCGATGACTGCTTTCTCGCTCTCTCCGACGTGCTAGAAAGGAACATAGATAGCGTTTCTCTTCTCGGAGGGAGCTATGGGGGATTCCTGGTGGCACACTTGGCTGGGCGGTGGCCGGGGAGGTTTAGGAGTGTGGTGATGAGGAATCCTTTGATAGATATGGCCACGAAGGGGCATTACGCTGATAATTCTGATGG GTGTGCAGTAGAAGCCGGCTTCCCCTTCACGGACAAAGGGCAGCCCTCTGAAGACGAGCTGCTAACCATGAGGCGCTGCTCGGCGCTAGTCCACGTGCACAAAGTGAAGGCCCCCACGGCCTTCATGCTGGGGAAAGGGGACAAGAGGGTCCCGCATTATCAGGGGCTCGAGATGGCTCGGAGGCTGAAGGCTAATGGGGTTGAGACGAG AGTGTACATGTACGACGATAACCACTCGCTGTCGTCGCTGCCGCACGAGATGGACCAACTCATCAACAGCGCCAGCTGGTTACTGGAGCATTTACCCTAG
- the LOC134650972 gene encoding acylamino-acid-releasing enzyme-like isoform X2, whose product MMKMSSQIETIVNAYKTLSKIPAIAAGRLNNAANKITSVQSVRNIDKGKNSKYQYNYVLDDNLKVISRTDYGVDISNELLSAVSPKETFKAVIREEKDNKDTKKQYLEIWRLNAGLTNCIDLTALDIHGDVYADSEFGSLDWSQDETAVVYVAERKLKKSEPYIKRNKAEDASKSGGGDPAPKKGEEYVYRQDWGEQLVGKHLSVVVVCKIDSEAFSVLEGLPESCCPGQVRFAPDGRSVVGVAWETEPRRLGLIFCTNRPSFIFDLTLDGQLSKLSAEDRAVRSPRFRTNGDLVWLQRAADGPHHACHALVIKRKGQTGASPIIDIVQTEISTAQNKPFYGLYNQGLPKNCFTKDGARIVFSTPSVCDVKTYTVDAENGKVSEISSPTSRQGSLSVLDVKNDVILASFSDMLTPAQLYVGILPGAGKEGEMKWSIVSEAVKVPESLASSTVHYLTHKHENTDDPVKTFTSLYLAPKSSDKLPLIVWPHGGPHSGFVNAYSLEAALFNMLGFAVLQINYRGSVGAGEQGVTFLPKRVGTADVLDCKLATDDAITKFNVDAKKICLAGGSHGGFLVAHLSGQYPETYYAVVSRNPVIDVASMFNSSDIPDW is encoded by the exons ATGATGAAAATGTCTTCCCAG ATTGAGACAATAGTAAATGCATACAAAACATTGTCCAAAATCCCTGCCATTGCTGCAGGGAGATTAAATAATGCCGCCAATAAGATTACCAGTGTGCAGTCCGTGCGGAACATTGATAAAGGCAAGAACAGCAAATATCAGTACAACTATGTGTTGGACGATAATTTGAAAGTTATTTCTAGAACTGATTATGGAGTGGATATTAGTAATGA ACTTTTATCGGCTGTGTCACCAAAAGAGACTTTCAAAGCTGTGATCCGAGAGGAAAAAGATAACAAGGATACTAAGAAACAGTACTTAGAGATTTGGAGGCTGAACGCCGGGCTGACTAACTGTATTGATCTCACTGCGTTGGATATACATGGAGATGTATATGCTGACT CCGAATTTGGTAGCCTGGATTGGTCCCAAGACGAAACAGCGGTAGTTTACGTAGCTGAAAGAAAATTGAAGAAATCTGAGCCTTATATCAAGAGAAACAAAGCAGAAGATGCGTCCAAATCAGGTGGAGGCGACCCTGCGCCGAAAAAG GGTGAAGAGTACGTGTACAGACAAGACTGGGGCGAGCAGTTGGTCGGCAAGCACCTCTCTGTGGTCGTGGTGTGTAAGATCGACTCTGAAGCCTTCAGCGTGCTAGAGGGGCTGCCTGAAAGCTGCTGTCCAGGCCAG GTGCGTTTCGCGCCAGATGGCAGGAGCGTCGTGGGCGTGGCTTGGGAGACGGAGCCTCGCCGTCTCGGCCTCATCTTCTGCACCAACCGACCCAGCTTCATCTTCGACTTGACCTTGGACGGTCAGCTTA GTAAACTGTCAGCAGAGGATAGGGCGGTGCGCTCCCCGCGTTTCAGGACGAACGGCGACCTGGTCTGGCTCCAACGCGCTGCTGACGGCCCGCACCACGCTTGCCACGCTTTGGTCATCAAGAGGAAAGGCCAG ACCGGAGCATCACCAATAATAGACATAGTACAAACGGAAATATCCACGGCCCAGAACAAGCCGTTCTACGGGCTGTACAACCAGGGCCTTCCCAAGAACTGCTTTACCAAAGATGGCGCCAGGATCGTGTTCAGTACGCCCAGCGTCTGTGACGTGAAAACTTATACTGTTGATGCTG aaaACGGCAAGGTATCTGAGATATCCAGCCCCACCTCCCGCCAAGGTTCACTCTCTGTGCTGGATGTCAAGAATGACGTCATCCTTGCTTCTTTCTCCGACATGCTGACGCCGGCAcag TTATACGTGGGTATATTGCCAGGCGCTGGGAAGGAAGGGGAGATGAAATGGAGCATCGTGAGCGAAGCGGTGAAGGTGCCAGAATCGCTGGCTAGCTCTACCGTACACTACCTGACCCATAAACATGAGAACACTGATGATCCCGTCA AGACGTTTACCTCGCTGTACCTCGCTCCGAAGTCATCCGACAAACTACCGCTAATAGTGTGGCCGCACGGCGGGCCGCACTCTGGCTTCGTTAATGCGTACTCGTTGGAGGCGGCTTTGTTCAACATGCTGG GATTCGCGGTGCTCCAGATAAACTACCGCGGCTCCGTGGGCGCAGGCGAACAGGGCGTAACCTTCCTACCGAAACGCGTAGGCACGGCCGACGTACTCGACTGCAAGTTAGCCACGGACGACGCCATTACAAAGTTCAACGTCGACGCTAAGAAAATATGTTTAGCCGGTGGTTCGCATGGAGGGTTCCTCGTGGCGCATTTGAGTGGACAGTACCCGGAGACTTACTATGCTGTTGTCAGTCGGAACCCGGTTATAGATGTCGCTAGCATGTTCAACTCTAGTGATATACCTGACTGGTGA